Proteins from one Fibrobacter succinogenes genomic window:
- a CDS encoding PH domain-containing protein, translating to MEDYNRYKIATEKADWRAICEINGVSFDALGTQKELAVLPNYLEPGEIVFALASGLMEQTVTSNAFDFGTNTWLVVLTSERFLFLDAALLTSSVDTQSIRLKNVQAISASQGFILGKIMIDLGSRLVVVDNCTKESVKVMAELGNRWIKELENGFVPPKETLENSISKDNKTDLHERVNPPIADRSKMSRTSATLVAGLFGLVGLHDLNWGEKGHGYVKWGLFAFSFLLNKNDHYIISSLILAVLCLWVLSDLISICDGSFFKDKVSTPVAKGLNDFFALIYFVVAIKLLVTVGFDFWDERKKDTGKLASTREIVDTYNQNEAVADKTFDGTRLSIVGPVRSVEKNFWGDYVVKFEGLGGINIFNLGSKVTEIELTFPKKQAGKLDEIRKGDGLIANCIGRGLSLSTYSADKCSVKSVYKKEQLRK from the coding sequence ATGGAAGACTATAACAGATATAAGATTGCAACGGAAAAGGCTGATTGGCGTGCCATTTGTGAAATTAATGGTGTCAGTTTTGATGCTTTAGGGACGCAAAAAGAACTTGCTGTATTGCCTAATTACCTAGAACCTGGAGAAATTGTTTTTGCTCTAGCGAGTGGCTTGATGGAGCAGACGGTTACTTCAAATGCTTTTGATTTTGGAACCAATACTTGGCTTGTTGTTCTGACATCGGAGCGATTTCTTTTTCTTGATGCGGCATTGCTTACTTCATCCGTTGATACTCAAAGTATAAGACTTAAGAATGTTCAGGCGATTTCGGCATCCCAGGGATTTATTTTGGGAAAAATAATGATTGACTTGGGAAGTCGATTGGTTGTAGTTGATAATTGTACTAAAGAATCTGTTAAAGTTATGGCTGAATTGGGAAATCGATGGATTAAGGAATTAGAAAATGGCTTTGTTCCGCCTAAAGAAACCCTTGAAAATTCTATATCGAAGGATAATAAAACCGATTTGCATGAACGAGTCAATCCTCCAATTGCTGATAGATCCAAGATGAGTAGAACTTCAGCAACGCTTGTTGCTGGATTGTTTGGATTAGTGGGTTTGCATGATTTAAATTGGGGTGAAAAAGGACATGGATACGTAAAATGGGGTTTGTTTGCTTTTTCATTTCTATTGAATAAAAATGATCATTATATTATTTCTTCATTGATTTTAGCTGTGCTATGTCTTTGGGTACTTAGTGATTTAATTTCTATTTGTGATGGAAGCTTTTTTAAGGATAAGGTGTCTACTCCTGTAGCGAAAGGATTGAATGATTTTTTTGCTCTTATATATTTTGTTGTTGCGATAAAACTTCTTGTTACTGTTGGATTTGACTTTTGGGATGAACGTAAAAAGGATACCGGAAAATTAGCTAGTACACGAGAAATTGTTGATACATATAATCAAAACGAGGCTGTTGCCGATAAAACTTTTGATGGAACTAGGTTGTCTATAGTAGGTCCTGTTCGTTCCGTCGAAAAAAATTTTTGGGGTGATTACGTTGTTAAGTTTGAAGGGCTTGGTGGAATAAATATATTCAATTTAGGTAGTAAGGTTACAGAAATAGAATTGACTTTCCCTAAAAAACAAGCTGGAAAATTAGATGAGATTCGA
- a CDS encoding type II toxin-antitoxin system RelB/DinJ family antitoxin gives MANLTITLDDEDKKGIADFCEQVGMTISGLYNVFTKQVLREGRIPFEIGINTPNRETIKAMKEGDKIYEKLLKNPTKVKTYTVNEAIREMKSW, from the coding sequence ATGGCAAACCTAACAATTACACTCGATGATGAAGACAAAAAAGGCATCGCTGATTTTTGCGAACAAGTTGGAATGACTATTTCAGGCCTTTATAACGTTTTTACAAAACAAGTTCTACGTGAAGGTAGAATTCCTTTTGAAATAGGCATAAACACTCCAAATCGCGAAACAATCAAAGCCATGAAAGAAGGCGACAAAATCTATGAGAAACTTTTGAAAAATCCCACAAAAGTTAAAACCTATACAGTCAACGAAGCTATTCGGGAGATGAAATCTTGGTAG
- a CDS encoding type II toxin-antitoxin system YafQ family toxin: MVEKVPLYKIQWTSQYKKDIKRAKKRNYDMNELYSVILKLANDAPLEEHYRDHALDGNWAGHRELHIRPDWLLIYQKREKILILELTRTGTHADLFDK, translated from the coding sequence TTGGTAGAAAAAGTGCCGCTTTACAAAATCCAATGGACATCTCAATATAAAAAGGATATCAAGCGAGCCAAAAAAAGAAATTATGATATGAACGAGCTATATTCCGTCATATTAAAGCTCGCAAATGACGCGCCTTTAGAAGAACACTACCGAGATCACGCTCTTGACGGAAACTGGGCTGGACACAGAGAACTCCATATCCGTCCTGATTGGCTATTGATATATCAAAAAAGGGAAAAAATACTTATACTTGAATTAACGCGCACCGGCACTCATGCAGACTTATTCGACAAGTAA